In Candidatus Pelagibacter sp. HIMB1321, a single genomic region encodes these proteins:
- a CDS encoding D-alanine--D-alanine ligase, which yields MKTKILVISGGFSKEREISIQTGIQVARELKKNGYIVKVCEPDHEIYKIIKKFRPNKIFNALHGQFGEDGYFQTILENIGIPYTHSGVEASAKAMDKEVSKKLFIKNKILTPRYLKFNFDRSYSLLRNEIQKKFGFPVVIKPIAEGSSVDVFICNKLNFKKKIKLLENYKKILIEEFIAGREIQAAVLSKKKLGAIELKPKRKFYDYEAKYNSKAKTEHIIPVNISKQQLNTLLNISLKAHNLIGCRGVTRSDFKLFKNKFYLLEINTQPGMTKLSLVPEICAYKGISFIKLIEQLLDDASINK from the coding sequence TTGAAAACAAAAATATTAGTTATCTCTGGAGGATTCTCTAAGGAACGTGAAATAAGTATTCAGACTGGAATACAAGTAGCCAGAGAATTAAAAAAAAATGGATATATAGTTAAAGTTTGTGAACCAGATCATGAGATATATAAAATCATTAAAAAATTTAGACCAAATAAGATATTTAATGCTCTGCATGGACAGTTTGGAGAAGACGGTTATTTTCAAACAATTTTAGAAAATATTGGAATTCCTTATACTCATTCTGGAGTTGAAGCTTCAGCAAAGGCAATGGATAAAGAAGTGTCAAAAAAATTATTTATAAAAAATAAAATTTTAACTCCAAGATATTTAAAATTTAATTTTGATAGATCTTATTCGTTGTTGCGAAACGAAATACAAAAAAAATTTGGATTTCCAGTGGTAATTAAACCCATTGCTGAAGGCTCAAGTGTAGATGTTTTTATATGCAACAAATTGAATTTTAAGAAAAAAATTAAGTTACTTGAAAACTATAAGAAAATTTTAATTGAGGAATTTATAGCTGGAAGAGAGATACAAGCGGCTGTTTTAAGTAAAAAAAAATTAGGCGCAATTGAATTAAAACCAAAAAGAAAATTTTACGATTATGAAGCAAAGTACAACTCTAAAGCAAAAACAGAACATATAATTCCAGTAAATATTAGCAAACAACAATTAAATACGCTTTTGAATATTTCATTAAAGGCACACAATCTAATAGGTTGTAGAGGTGTAACTAGATCAGATTTCAAACTATTCAAAAATAAATTCTATCTTTTAGAAATTAATACACAACCAGGAATGACCAAACTTTCTTTGGTGCCAGAAATATGTGCTTATAAGGGGATAAGTTTTATTAAATTAATTGAGCAGTTGTTAGATGATGCATCAATCAATAAGTAG
- the murC gene encoding UDP-N-acetylmuramate--L-alanine ligase translates to MKIKIAKKEIIHFIGIGGIGMSGLSLIMNSQGFKVQGSDININKNIERLKKEKIKFFLGQSKKNLKKATIAVVSSAIKKDNPEFIEAKRRNIPIIKRGEMLANLVSLMKNIVVVGSHGKTTTTSLLATIFQETKIDPTIINGGVINAIKNSAKLGTSDWSILEADESDGSFIHISPTYAIITNIDREHMDFYRSMYELKDYFSRFVNKVPSFGKSFICSDDKINNELIKSLKNKNYYTYGQKNDSDLRIINIKQNKFYSQFDININFSNEKSQIIKNIKIPLLGIHNIRNSVGAIGVALSLGIPVKNIKRGLKNFKGVERRFNKIFTYNNIDVYDDYAHHPTEIKVVLEGIKKVFHTHEKICVFQPHRISRLKDLKKEFSSAFKDADTVILCPIYTAGEKIKLGFSYESFAKLLIKNSKIKLLMIENKIELAKYLKNSMYGKKLIVGMGAGSISSWIRDLPKLIR, encoded by the coding sequence ATGAAAATTAAAATTGCAAAAAAAGAAATCATTCATTTTATTGGAATTGGTGGAATAGGAATGAGCGGCCTATCTTTAATAATGAATAGCCAAGGCTTTAAAGTACAAGGAAGTGATATAAATATTAATAAAAATATAGAAAGATTAAAAAAAGAGAAAATTAAATTTTTTTTGGGTCAGTCAAAAAAAAATTTAAAAAAAGCTACGATAGCAGTTGTTTCTTCAGCAATCAAAAAAGATAATCCTGAATTTATAGAAGCTAAAAGAAGAAATATCCCAATTATTAAAAGAGGTGAAATGTTGGCTAATTTAGTTTCTCTCATGAAAAATATCGTAGTGGTAGGTTCTCACGGCAAGACAACAACAACATCACTCCTAGCAACTATATTTCAAGAAACAAAAATCGATCCTACAATAATTAATGGCGGAGTTATAAATGCCATAAAAAATTCAGCAAAACTTGGAACAAGTGATTGGTCTATTTTGGAAGCGGATGAGTCGGATGGAAGCTTCATCCATATCTCGCCAACATATGCAATTATTACTAATATTGATCGTGAGCATATGGATTTTTATAGATCTATGTATGAACTAAAAGATTATTTCTCAAGATTTGTAAATAAGGTCCCATCATTTGGTAAATCATTTATTTGTAGTGATGATAAAATTAACAATGAGTTAATTAAATCTTTAAAAAATAAGAATTATTATACATACGGCCAAAAAAATGACTCTGATTTAAGAATTATAAACATAAAACAAAATAAATTTTATTCTCAATTTGATATTAATATTAATTTTTCAAATGAAAAAAGTCAGATAATTAAAAACATAAAGATACCTTTATTGGGAATTCATAATATACGAAACTCAGTTGGAGCAATTGGAGTAGCATTGTCTCTTGGTATTCCTGTAAAAAATATTAAAAGAGGTCTGAAAAATTTTAAAGGTGTTGAGAGAAGATTTAATAAGATTTTTACTTATAATAATATTGATGTTTATGATGATTATGCACATCACCCAACAGAAATAAAAGTTGTCTTAGAGGGTATCAAAAAAGTTTTTCACACACATGAAAAAATATGTGTTTTTCAACCACATAGAATATCAAGACTAAAAGATTTGAAAAAAGAATTTTCTTCAGCATTTAAAGATGCTGACACTGTTATTCTGTGTCCAATTTATACTGCTGGTGAAAAAATTAAATTAGGTTTTAGTTATGAGAGTTTTGCGAAATTATTAATTAAAAACTCTAAAATTAAATTATTAATGATTGAAAATAAAATTGAATTAGCGAAATATTTAAAAAATAGTATGTACGGAAAAAAATTAATTGTAGGGATGGGTGCAGGATCTATTTCTTCCTGGATTAGAGATTTGCCAAAGTTAATTAGATGA
- the murD gene encoding UDP-N-acetylmuramoyl-L-alanine--D-glutamate ligase, translating into MSNNSNIFKNKKILIYGLGKSGISTFNFLKRYNEVFLFDDYLKNNLSSNVKKNIISQKKIDKIKFDSIILSPGIDINKCKLKKFLLINLGIIYTDFDIFYSFNKNTCITVTGTNGKSTTCKLLFDVLKSQKFDVKLVGNIGYPILSAKKIKKTSIFVIEASSYQLEYSKLFKSKYSIITNISPDHLERHRNLKNYISAKFKLFKNQDKNSIGLVPKNNPLIQSVLKKKKINGKIIKVNNEIDKELINLFDNQYFLSNSNKENLSFVIKLAKIFKIKKTNLINAVNKFKGLDYRQQIVFNKKNILVINDSKSTSYSASIEMLKSKNQIYWLIGGIPKKGDQFKLSKKFYQNIKGYIFGKNYSKFVNDLKNKIKLKKFINLSKALDAVFQDMKNDDSPKKIILFSPSAASFDSFNNFEERGKYFNKLIKKYL; encoded by the coding sequence TAAAAGTGGTATTTCAACTTTTAATTTTTTAAAGAGATATAATGAAGTTTTTTTATTTGATGATTATCTAAAAAATAATTTATCAAGTAATGTTAAAAAAAATATTATTTCACAAAAAAAAATAGATAAGATTAAATTTGATTCAATTATATTAAGCCCAGGTATTGATATTAATAAATGTAAACTAAAAAAGTTTTTACTTATAAATTTAGGAATTATTTATACAGATTTTGATATTTTTTATTCATTTAATAAAAATACCTGTATCACTGTCACAGGCACAAACGGTAAATCCACTACTTGTAAATTACTTTTTGATGTACTTAAAAGTCAAAAATTTGATGTCAAACTTGTTGGTAATATTGGGTACCCAATTTTATCAGCTAAAAAGATAAAAAAAACATCAATTTTTGTAATTGAAGCCTCTTCTTATCAATTAGAATATAGCAAGCTGTTTAAATCAAAATATTCAATAATAACAAATATTTCTCCTGATCATTTAGAGCGACATCGAAATCTAAAAAATTATATTTCGGCAAAATTTAAACTTTTTAAAAACCAAGATAAAAATTCTATAGGACTTGTTCCAAAAAATAATCCTTTAATTCAATCTGTATTGAAGAAAAAAAAAATTAATGGAAAAATTATAAAGGTTAATAATGAAATAGATAAAGAGTTAATCAATTTATTTGATAATCAATATTTTTTATCAAATTCAAATAAAGAAAATTTGAGCTTTGTTATTAAATTAGCTAAAATTTTTAAAATTAAAAAGACAAATTTAATTAATGCAGTAAATAAGTTTAAAGGTTTAGATTACCGTCAACAAATCGTTTTTAATAAGAAAAATATTTTAGTTATAAACGACTCTAAATCCACTAGTTATTCCGCATCAATAGAAATGTTAAAAAGTAAAAATCAAATTTATTGGCTTATTGGAGGAATTCCTAAAAAAGGAGATCAGTTTAAATTATCTAAAAAATTTTATCAAAATATCAAAGGATACATCTTTGGAAAAAATTATAGTAAATTTGTAAATGATCTAAAAAATAAAATTAAATTAAAAAAATTTATTAATTTGTCAAAAGCATTAGATGCAGTGTTTCAAGATATGAAAAATGATGATAGTCCAAAAAAAATTATCTTATTTAGCCCTTCAGCAGCTTCATTTGATAGTTTTAACAACTTTGAAGAACGAGGTAAATATTTCAATAAACTGATAAAAAAATATTTATGA
- the murB gene encoding UDP-N-acetylmuramate dehydrogenase, whose protein sequence is MKINELKKILQEFEENVIYDADLKKKTWFNIGGKAKVFFKANDLKDLVKFLKILNNKEKIYLIGAGSNTLITDEIFDGVVIKLGKNFNRLSILNSDVIISGTGVNDKKLSEFAADNSLSGFEFLFCIPGTVGGAIKMNAGCFGKEIKDILISVQALDRKGNIITIPAKEIKFEYRGNNLSEDLIFLSASFKGIKMNHEQIKENMFNLKNKKELNQPTKIKTSGSTFKNPIDKTSKKAWQLIKESVASDLKFGDACISEKHSNFFINKGNATFVDMKNLINFVEKSVFSKTGIQLEKEIKILEN, encoded by the coding sequence ATGAAAATTAATGAATTGAAAAAGATACTTCAAGAGTTTGAAGAAAATGTCATATACGATGCAGATTTAAAAAAAAAAACTTGGTTTAACATTGGCGGTAAGGCAAAAGTTTTTTTCAAAGCAAACGATCTTAAAGATCTTGTAAAATTCTTGAAAATTCTAAATAACAAAGAAAAAATTTACCTAATAGGTGCAGGATCAAATACATTAATTACAGATGAAATCTTTGATGGAGTAGTTATTAAACTTGGTAAAAATTTTAATAGGTTATCTATTCTTAATTCAGATGTGATTATCTCAGGTACAGGTGTGAATGATAAAAAATTATCTGAATTTGCAGCAGATAATAGTTTGAGTGGGTTTGAGTTTCTATTTTGCATACCAGGCACAGTTGGTGGTGCTATTAAAATGAATGCTGGTTGTTTCGGAAAAGAAATTAAAGATATATTAATTTCAGTACAAGCTTTAGATAGAAAAGGAAATATCATCACAATACCAGCCAAAGAAATTAAATTTGAATATAGGGGTAATAATTTATCAGAGGATCTAATTTTTTTAAGTGCATCTTTCAAAGGTATAAAAATGAATCATGAGCAAATAAAAGAGAATATGTTTAATTTAAAAAATAAAAAGGAATTAAATCAACCTACAAAAATCAAAACTAGCGGAAGTACTTTTAAAAATCCAATTGATAAGACATCTAAAAAAGCTTGGCAGTTGATAAAAGAATCAGTTGCTAGTGATTTAAAATTTGGTGATGCTTGTATTTCAGAAAAACATTCAAATTTTTTTATTAATAAAGGTAATGCTACATTTGTAGATATGAAAAATTTAATTAATTTTGTGGAAAAAAGTGTATTCAGTAAAACAGGAATTCAATTAGAAAAAGAAATAAAAATTTTAGAAAATTGA
- a CDS encoding FtsW/RodA/SpoVE family cell cycle protein produces MISKFFSFFYFYQWWKNLDKFILSIVITLFITGLFFSLVSTSLIASDKLNTNSYFFFFKHLIFVFLGLLIIFIFSYLDQDSLFRISIYIFFFSLILLILVPLIGVNVKGSKRWLDLFILPRIQPIEFVKPFFIIIMGLIISNKKISNFTLKFFATFLITSSIAILLIIQPDLGQTLLIATSWILLIFISGINLLTLSLLSIVGLSSLLYLVFYVPKFLYIKNRIFSFFDKETGSYNFQSDKAIDSITSGGFFGKGIGEGTLKNRVPEAHTDYIISVISEEFGIIAIIMILILFLTFVFSVFKKVEKINDNKVKLILVGSISLILFQAMIHIGVNIRLFPTTGMTLPFLSYGGSSIISVSLLSGIILNLTKRKVEI; encoded by the coding sequence ATGATCAGTAAATTTTTTAGTTTTTTTTACTTTTATCAGTGGTGGAAAAATTTAGACAAATTTATTCTTTCAATTGTTATAACTCTTTTTATAACTGGATTATTTTTTTCATTAGTATCCACTTCGTTAATTGCTTCAGATAAATTGAATACAAACAGCTATTTCTTTTTTTTTAAACATTTAATTTTTGTTTTTTTAGGATTATTAATAATTTTTATATTCTCTTATTTAGATCAAGACAGTTTATTCAGAATTTCAATTTATATTTTCTTTTTTTCTCTTATACTTTTAATACTTGTCCCACTAATTGGAGTTAATGTAAAAGGGTCTAAAAGATGGTTAGATCTTTTTATTTTACCAAGAATACAACCTATTGAATTTGTTAAGCCATTTTTTATAATAATTATGGGATTAATTATTTCAAATAAAAAAATTTCAAACTTTACTCTTAAGTTTTTTGCTACTTTTTTGATCACTTCCTCAATTGCAATTTTATTAATTATACAGCCGGACTTAGGGCAAACATTGTTGATTGCAACTAGCTGGATATTGTTAATATTTATTTCTGGTATTAATCTTCTAACATTAAGTTTGTTGTCAATAGTTGGTTTGTCATCTTTGTTATATCTTGTTTTTTATGTTCCAAAATTTTTATATATAAAAAATAGAATATTTTCTTTTTTTGACAAAGAAACTGGCTCTTATAACTTTCAATCTGACAAAGCTATCGACTCAATAACAAGTGGTGGTTTTTTTGGGAAAGGTATTGGAGAGGGTACTCTTAAAAATCGAGTTCCAGAGGCTCATACCGACTATATAATTTCAGTAATTTCTGAGGAATTTGGGATAATAGCTATTATAATGATACTAATTTTATTTCTAACTTTTGTTTTTTCAGTGTTTAAGAAAGTAGAGAAAATAAACGATAATAAAGTTAAATTGATACTTGTAGGGTCTATTAGCTTAATACTATTTCAAGCAATGATACACATTGGTGTAAATATTCGTCTTTTTCCCACTACAGGTATGACATTGCCATTTTTAAGTTATGGAGGATCGTCAATTATTAGTGTTTCTTTACTTTCAGGGATAATCTTAAATTTGACAAAAAGAAAAGTTGAAATCTAA
- a CDS encoding UDP-N-acetylglucosamine--N-acetylmuramyl-(pentapeptide) pyrophosphoryl-undecaprenol N-acetylglucosamine transferase yields the protein MRKILITTGGSGGHVIPAKIIYEHLSNDFDIFFSTDLRGFKFFSSENYKIEIINTPKIRFNIFFPINLIKLIYLIAKSIFFLKKEKIDKVISIGGYMSLPVIIASKILGLIIILIEPNMVLGRGNRFFLNFAKKILCYSDNIYNFPKKHIHKIELIKPLVSKSFYDLRADKNLNNKFCFLIVGGSQGAKIFDELIKDVIFDIAKKFSIKIIQQTSKENIDNLKKFYDDKNIENQIFDFEKKFHQIINFSDLCITRAGASSLAEMSLLNKPFIAIPLPSAKDDHQLENANFYLGKGCCWVLDQKTLSHDKLLEFLLNLLNNKSELVDKKSNLEKLNYNNSWSDINKKLVRAINEN from the coding sequence GTGAGGAAAATTCTTATTACAACTGGTGGCTCAGGGGGTCATGTTATTCCTGCGAAAATTATTTATGAGCATTTAAGTAATGATTTTGATATTTTTTTTTCAACTGATTTAAGAGGGTTTAAATTTTTCTCATCTGAAAATTATAAAATAGAAATTATAAATACACCAAAAATTAGATTTAATATTTTTTTCCCAATTAATTTGATAAAGCTAATTTATCTAATTGCGAAATCAATTTTTTTTTTAAAAAAAGAAAAAATAGATAAAGTAATTTCTATAGGCGGATACATGTCTTTACCCGTCATTATCGCCTCAAAAATTTTAGGATTAATAATTATTTTGATAGAACCAAATATGGTTTTAGGGAGAGGTAATAGATTTTTTTTAAATTTTGCAAAAAAGATATTATGCTATTCAGATAATATTTATAATTTTCCAAAAAAACATATTCATAAAATTGAATTGATTAAACCTCTCGTTTCAAAAAGTTTTTATGATTTAAGAGCAGATAAAAACTTAAATAATAAATTTTGTTTTTTAATTGTAGGTGGTAGCCAAGGTGCAAAAATTTTTGATGAATTAATAAAAGACGTAATTTTTGATATTGCAAAAAAATTTTCCATAAAAATTATCCAGCAAACAAGCAAAGAAAATATTGATAATCTTAAAAAATTTTATGATGATAAAAATATTGAAAATCAAATTTTTGATTTTGAGAAAAAATTTCACCAAATAATTAATTTTTCTGATTTATGTATTACAAGAGCAGGAGCCTCATCGCTTGCAGAAATGTCCTTATTAAATAAACCTTTTATAGCAATACCACTTCCTTCAGCAAAAGACGATCACCAATTAGAAAATGCTAATTTTTATCTAGGAAAAGGATGTTGTTGGGTCTTAGATCAAAAAACACTTTCTCACGATAAATTATTAGAATTTCTTTTAAATTTATTGAATAATAAATCAGAATTAGTTGATAAAAAATCAAATTTAGAAAAATTAAATTACAATAATTCTTGGTCTGATATAAACAAGAAATTAGTAAGAGCTATTAATGAAAATTAA
- a CDS encoding cell division protein FtsQ/DivIB, with amino-acid sequence MHQSISRKILICFFLLIILTSVNNLKYINLEFFKINQINVSGLKNEENLSLYNNIKNNEKKNIFYLDDFEITKKINSNNLVEQFRVFKRYPSTININLTRTNFLGITKINNDDYLIGSNGKFIRKTDDQLNDLPFVFGSMDINNFLKIKEILKNSKIELSRIESLYYFKSNRWDIKFKDGLIIRLPSKLDVNILDKIFKIIEDERFKNLKTLDFRQKNQIITYE; translated from the coding sequence ATGCATCAATCAATAAGTAGAAAAATACTAATTTGTTTTTTCTTATTAATAATTTTAACATCAGTTAATAATTTAAAGTATATAAATTTAGAATTTTTTAAGATTAATCAAATAAATGTTTCAGGATTAAAAAATGAGGAGAATTTAAGTTTATATAATAATATTAAGAATAATGAGAAAAAAAATATTTTTTATTTAGATGATTTTGAAATAACTAAAAAAATAAATTCAAACAATCTTGTTGAGCAGTTTCGTGTCTTTAAAAGATATCCATCAACTATTAACATTAATCTTACTAGAACGAATTTTTTAGGAATAACCAAAATTAATAATGATGATTATTTGATAGGATCAAATGGAAAATTTATAAGGAAAACAGATGATCAATTAAATGATTTACCCTTTGTTTTTGGTAGCATGGATATTAATAATTTTTTAAAAATAAAAGAAATTTTAAAAAATTCTAAAATTGAATTAAGTAGAATTGAAAGTTTATATTATTTTAAATCAAACAGATGGGATATTAAATTTAAAGATGGTTTGATTATTCGCTTACCATCTAAACTTGATGTTAATATATTAGATAAGATTTTTAAAATTATTGAGGACGAAAGATTTAAAAATCTAAAAACTTTAGATTTTCGACAAAAAAATCAAATCATCACCTATGAATAA